A single Dasypus novemcinctus isolate mDasNov1 chromosome 4, mDasNov1.1.hap2, whole genome shotgun sequence DNA region contains:
- the EPCIP gene encoding exosomal polycystin-1-interacting protein, with translation MKPVGCRFLLVAMEMTRAAGPLQTEKNSKCKTKHSTLPCRLNRLASAGGGAVARHRAVERRGEPGVGTPRCEPHGGHTNTLASAGTRMAPPSRHCLLLISTLGVFAFDSFTQGQKNGTLIFTTENTIRNCSCSTDIQDCDYSLANLMCSCKTVLPFATMRTGYSGRLTIWFTDASALGLLLNFTLIQDLKLSLCGTNTLPAEYLAIWGLKRLRINTEAKLSFPEQSLLIHGGDTESEEKPVSLHEGWQTYISFLDMALFNRESSLKSYSIENVASIANNFPYFSYFKTFPIPSNESYVVTFIY, from the exons ATGAAACCGGTAGGCTGTCGCTTCCTCCTGGTTGCCATGGAAATGACCAGGGCTGCCGGCCCTCTGCAAACAGAAAAGAACAGCAAGTGCAAGACCAAGCATTCCACCCTGCCTTGCAGATTAAACCGGCTGGCAAGCGCGGGCGGAGGAGCAGTGGCCAGGCACAGGGCTGTGGAGAGGAGAGGCGAGCCTGGCGTTGGAACTCCAAGAT GTGAGCCCCACGGGGGACACACCAACACGCTGGCCAGCGCTGGGACAAGAATGGCACCACCTTCCAGGCACTGCCTCCTTCTGATCAGCACGCTGGGCGTCTTTGCCTTTGACAGCTTCACTCAAGGTCAGAAGAACGGTACCCTAATTTTCACCACGGAAAACACCATTCGGAACTGCAGCTGCTCTACAGACATCCAGGACTGTGACTACAGTTTGGCCAACCTGATGTGCAGCTGCAAAACTGTCCTGCCCTTTGCAACCATGCGAACCGGCTACAGTGGCCGTCTGACCATCTGGTTCACAGACGCATCTGCGCTGGGCCTCCTACTGAACTTCACGCTGATCCAGGACCTGAAGCTTTCGCTGTGCGGTACGAACACTCTCCCCGCTGAAtatctggctatttggggtctgAAGAGGCTTCGCATCAACACTGAAGCCAAGCTTTCGTTTCCAGAGCAGAGCTTACTCATCCACGGTGGGGACACAGAATCTGAGGAGAAGCCCGTGTCATTACACGAAGGCTGGCAAACTTATATCTCATTCTTAGATATGGCCCTTTTCAACAGGGAATCGTCcttaaaatcatacagtattgaAAATGTGGCCAGCATCGCCAATAACTTCCCCTACTTTTCTTACTTTAAAACCTTCCCAATTCCAAGCAACGAAAGCTATGTTGTCACATTCATTTACTAA